One Opitutus sp. ER46 genomic region harbors:
- a CDS encoding LacI family DNA-binding transcriptional regulator, whose amino-acid sequence MKTRVTQTDIARAAGVHNTTVSLALRNSPAIPEATRARIQAIAEEMGYHPDPALQALVAYRNGRMPARCHGTIAYVTNATSRWGWQSAPADAKFYAGAQRKAEQSGFQLEHFWCGEPDVTPRRLSNMLFHRGITGVILASHRPECDALGEMDWSHFTAIKIGCFPHSPGLHRVMYDRSGVIRLAMKQALAAGYERIGLVMPTLWDDAADQAWSAGFLAEQYRLPEESRIPILLYGERGRMPDETPDRTGPAVDIAALAAWYNRHEPEVIISIAPFVREQLTRLKLNVPRDVGYVDLFLEGTEHGVAGICENCERVGEVATELLVAQMHQNLTGLPPVPTTTLVEGRWTPGATLPMRRHEFGWAGEVAATSFNGPILASA is encoded by the coding sequence ATGAAGACGCGTGTTACCCAGACCGACATCGCGCGCGCCGCGGGGGTGCACAACACCACCGTGTCCCTGGCGCTGCGTAATTCTCCGGCGATCCCGGAGGCCACCCGCGCGCGCATCCAGGCGATCGCCGAAGAGATGGGCTATCATCCCGATCCTGCGCTGCAGGCGCTCGTCGCTTATCGCAACGGGCGCATGCCGGCCCGCTGTCATGGCACCATCGCCTATGTCACCAATGCGACATCCCGCTGGGGGTGGCAGAGCGCACCGGCCGACGCAAAGTTCTACGCTGGCGCCCAGCGCAAGGCGGAGCAAAGCGGCTTCCAGTTGGAACACTTCTGGTGTGGTGAGCCCGACGTGACGCCCCGGCGGCTGAGCAACATGCTCTTTCACCGCGGGATCACCGGCGTGATCCTGGCTTCGCACCGTCCGGAATGCGATGCGCTCGGGGAGATGGACTGGTCGCACTTCACCGCGATCAAGATTGGCTGTTTCCCGCATTCGCCGGGCCTCCACCGCGTCATGTACGACCGGAGCGGCGTGATCCGGCTGGCGATGAAGCAGGCGCTGGCGGCCGGCTACGAACGCATCGGGCTCGTGATGCCTACCCTGTGGGATGATGCCGCCGACCAGGCGTGGTCCGCCGGTTTCCTGGCGGAGCAATACCGGCTCCCGGAGGAGAGCCGCATTCCCATTCTCCTGTACGGCGAACGCGGCCGCATGCCGGACGAAACGCCCGACCGGACGGGCCCGGCGGTGGATATCGCGGCGCTCGCCGCGTGGTATAACCGGCATGAGCCGGAGGTCATCATCAGCATCGCGCCCTTCGTGCGTGAGCAACTGACGCGCCTCAAGCTGAACGTGCCGCGCGACGTCGGCTACGTCGACCTGTTCCTGGAGGGCACCGAGCATGGGGTCGCCGGCATCTGCGAAAACTGCGAGCGCGTCGGCGAGGTCGCCACCGAGCTCCTGGTGGCGCAGATGCATCAGAACCTGACCGGCCTGCCGCCGGTCCCGACCACCACGCTCGTCGAGGGGCGGTGGACGCCGGGCGCGACGCTGCCGATGCGGCGCCACGAGTTCGGCTGGGCCGGCGAAGTGGCCGCCACGAGCTTCAACGGGCCGATCCTGGCCAGCGCCTAA
- a CDS encoding GDSL-type esterase/lipase family protein: protein MPIFPPLARRVRFGILFGCALGLPLLAAAVPADQPAPRPGEKFRLAHEQLLAKAHAGRIDLYFLGDSITRRWGATDYPAMLAHWQANFHGWNAGNFGWGGDSTENILWRVEHGELDGVNPRVIVLLAGTNNLGLHPPPGAVDEVPRGIKAIIDVCRRKAPHAVIILTAIFPRNDSEAANAAIRAINPKLAAFADGRTIRFLNVNDRLADEQGRLFPGMTMDQLHPTVKGYEVWAEGLRPLLTELLGPRGKEDCAPPPTGEPIVDANGRAVSMTP, encoded by the coding sequence ATGCCGATCTTCCCGCCTCTCGCCCGGCGTGTCCGCTTCGGGATCCTGTTTGGCTGTGCGCTGGGGCTGCCGCTCCTCGCGGCCGCCGTGCCGGCGGATCAGCCGGCGCCTCGTCCCGGGGAAAAGTTCCGCCTCGCGCACGAGCAATTGCTCGCCAAAGCCCATGCCGGCCGGATCGACCTTTACTTCCTGGGTGACTCCATCACGCGGCGCTGGGGAGCGACCGACTACCCGGCGATGCTCGCCCACTGGCAGGCCAACTTCCATGGCTGGAATGCCGGCAACTTCGGCTGGGGCGGCGACTCGACCGAGAATATCCTCTGGCGCGTCGAGCACGGCGAACTCGACGGGGTCAACCCGCGGGTGATCGTGCTCCTCGCCGGGACCAACAACCTGGGCCTGCATCCGCCGCCCGGCGCCGTCGACGAGGTGCCCCGCGGCATCAAGGCGATCATCGATGTGTGCCGCCGCAAGGCGCCGCATGCCGTCATCATCCTCACCGCCATCTTCCCGCGTAACGACAGCGAGGCCGCCAATGCCGCCATTCGTGCCATCAATCCCAAGCTCGCCGCCTTCGCCGACGGTCGCACCATCCGCTTTCTCAATGTCAATGACCGGCTCGCCGACGAGCAGGGTCGGCTCTTCCCGGGCATGACGATGGATCAGCTCCATCCCACGGTGAAGGGATACGAGGTCTGGGCGGAAGGACTTCGCCCGCTGCTCACGGAGCTGCTCGGCCCCCGCGGCAAGGAGGACTGTGCTCCGCCGCCCACCGGCGAACCGATCGTGGATGCAAACGGCCGTGCGGTTTCCATGACGCCGTAG
- a CDS encoding HAD-IB family hydrolase — protein MKPVVAAFDFDGTLCRGVSGLRFFQHVLGPGAYAWFVARRWPQMAAYGCRLQPERSLACINRTVFTGREAAAVAAAAEVFWRTTFPRDLFPAAVARLRAHLDRGDRCVIVSSAYELYLRPWAASLGIQDVLATRLAVDAAGRLTGEMLEPSCDAEHKRDRLLQLLGPRAAYELHAYGDRPTDFALLSAADQPFIRQGGSFQHWQPRR, from the coding sequence ATGAAGCCCGTCGTCGCGGCATTCGACTTCGACGGCACGCTTTGCCGCGGGGTGAGCGGACTGCGGTTCTTCCAGCACGTGCTCGGGCCCGGGGCGTACGCGTGGTTCGTGGCGCGGCGCTGGCCGCAGATGGCCGCGTACGGCTGCCGGCTGCAGCCCGAGCGCAGTCTCGCCTGCATCAACCGGACGGTTTTCACGGGCCGGGAGGCCGCGGCGGTGGCGGCGGCCGCGGAGGTGTTCTGGCGCACGACCTTTCCGCGCGACCTTTTCCCGGCGGCGGTCGCCCGCCTGCGGGCCCATCTCGACCGCGGAGACCGCTGTGTCATCGTGAGCTCGGCGTACGAACTGTATCTTCGCCCCTGGGCCGCGAGCCTGGGCATCCAGGATGTGCTGGCGACGCGCCTCGCGGTCGACGCCGCCGGCCGGCTCACGGGCGAGATGCTCGAGCCCAGCTGTGATGCGGAGCACAAGCGCGACCGGCTCCTGCAGTTGCTCGGCCCGCGGGCCGCGTATGAGCTCCATGCGTACGGCGACCGGCCGACGGATTTTGCGTTGCTGAGCGCCGCCGACCAGCCGTTCATCCGGCAGGGCGGCTCCTTCCAGCACTGGCAGCCGCGCCGTTGA
- a CDS encoding cyclic peptide export ABC transporter, with amino-acid sequence MKRILLVCSVLNILLRKYRLQVVLSVIASITAGLCSSGVLALINLRLKGVDSFLDVAVPLLFAALVVVYLVTSFLAEYLHIQIAEHELANLRFQLSKQILDLPLRNLETIGSSNLFASLTSDLDRIILIIFKIPSFILNLSTVIGCGVYIAVISPAVAAVSLVYLAICYCAFVLPFRLSEKYVARARERWDALCRSFHAVTHGAKELLMHDQRRTTFLNDRIKQTCDNIRSDRIKGRAIQNFCYHWGDCLYFIGLGSLLFLVAPYLELRDKNLTSIIWGLLYMVLPLHFLIDWGPDFQNIAIAINKLKSIGFSFAYDRAPTPSPTGVTPLVHTSDQPLLELSKIRFTYYNRDENETFSVGPISLTIARNSVVFLTGGNGSGKTTLMKILCGLYPAESGELRWNGELIDEPKRGLYRQMFSVVFSDFYLFDEAFGLDVSPYQARVDHYIARLQLQKKLTVQESRLSTTDLSQGQRKRIALLIAFLEDRPFYVFDEWAADQDPVFKRIFYHEILPDLKEQGKTVLVISHDDAYYGVADRVIKLEDGHLKETPAA; translated from the coding sequence ATGAAACGTATCCTGCTCGTTTGCAGCGTCCTGAACATCCTCCTCCGGAAGTACCGGCTGCAGGTCGTGCTGTCGGTGATTGCGAGCATCACCGCCGGCCTCTGTTCCTCGGGCGTTCTGGCGTTGATCAATCTCCGGCTGAAGGGCGTGGATTCCTTCCTCGATGTGGCCGTGCCGCTCCTGTTTGCGGCGCTGGTCGTGGTGTACCTTGTGACCAGTTTCCTCGCGGAGTACCTGCACATCCAGATCGCGGAGCATGAGCTGGCGAACCTGCGGTTTCAGCTCAGCAAGCAGATTCTCGACCTGCCCCTGCGGAACCTGGAGACGATTGGCAGCAGCAACCTTTTTGCCTCCCTCACCAGCGACCTGGACCGGATCATCCTGATCATCTTCAAGATTCCCAGCTTCATCCTGAACCTCTCCACGGTGATCGGCTGCGGCGTGTACATCGCGGTGATTTCACCCGCCGTCGCGGCGGTGTCGCTGGTGTATCTCGCCATCTGCTATTGCGCGTTCGTCCTGCCGTTCCGCCTCTCCGAAAAGTACGTCGCCCGGGCGCGGGAACGCTGGGATGCGCTCTGCCGGTCATTCCACGCCGTGACCCACGGCGCGAAGGAACTGCTGATGCACGACCAGCGGCGGACGACCTTCCTCAACGATCGGATCAAGCAGACGTGCGACAACATCCGCAGCGACCGGATCAAGGGCCGCGCGATCCAGAACTTCTGCTATCACTGGGGCGACTGCCTCTACTTCATCGGCCTCGGTTCGCTGCTGTTCCTCGTCGCCCCCTATCTCGAACTCCGGGACAAGAACCTCACCAGCATCATCTGGGGCCTCCTGTACATGGTCCTGCCGCTCCACTTCCTGATCGATTGGGGCCCGGACTTTCAGAACATCGCGATCGCGATCAACAAGCTGAAGTCGATCGGATTCAGCTTCGCCTACGACCGCGCACCGACGCCCTCGCCCACCGGCGTCACGCCGCTGGTCCACACCTCGGACCAGCCGCTGCTGGAGCTCTCGAAGATCCGGTTCACCTACTACAATCGCGACGAGAACGAGACCTTCTCCGTCGGCCCGATTTCGCTGACGATTGCCCGCAACAGCGTCGTCTTCCTCACCGGGGGCAACGGCAGCGGCAAGACGACGCTGATGAAGATCCTGTGCGGGCTGTACCCGGCGGAGAGCGGCGAGCTGCGGTGGAACGGCGAGCTGATCGACGAGCCGAAGCGCGGACTGTACCGCCAGATGTTCTCCGTCGTGTTCTCGGACTTCTACCTCTTCGACGAGGCGTTCGGCTTGGACGTGTCGCCATACCAGGCGCGGGTCGATCACTACATTGCGCGCCTGCAACTGCAGAAGAAGCTGACGGTGCAGGAGAGCCGGCTTTCCACCACGGACCTGTCGCAGGGCCAGCGAAAGCGGATCGCGCTGCTCATCGCGTTCCTCGAGGACCGTCCGTTCTACGTGTTCGACGAATGGGCGGCGGACCAGGACCCGGTGTTCAAACGCATCTTCTACCACGAAATTCTGCCGGACCTGAAGGAGCAGGGCAAAACCGTCCTCGTGATCTCGCACGACGACGCGTACTACGGTGTCGCCGACCGCGTCATCAAGCTCGAGGACGGTCACCTAAAGGAGACACCAGCCGCGTAA
- a CDS encoding polysaccharide lyase, protein MKPTAAIALLFASSLLAQPTASSPGEMPPHPPRMPMTIPAFPGAWGGGMFTTGGRGGSVIAITNLNDAGPGSLRAAIEAEGPRIVVFRVAGTIELKSDLNLDHPDITIAGQSAPGDGICLAHQSLNINTRNVILRHLRVRRGRPQGGQGSDNIGGNPEGQIILDHCSVSWGMDENVSLYRYMKPMPDGTRIKMPIQNLTIQWCISSEALNAGHHAFGGTWGGEHATFHHNLFACNTARNPSIGMSGTFDFRNNVLFNWGHRTIDGGDETSCVNLINNYYRPGPASRGEVETRLARIEARGMYSPGSAWAAGDWYPKTAKRPGKWYVAGNVLDGHPEVTANNWAGMRGPVEPARVATPFVGWPLPQETAEQALDSVLARAGATRPRRDAVDARVIASVRTGKVHGSGIINDPDEVGGFPALTFSPADVPTDGDADGMPDAWEKQHGLDPADAADGAADADGDGYTNVEEFLNGTGPREAVDYRNLGNNIDRISG, encoded by the coding sequence ATGAAACCGACCGCCGCCATCGCCCTCCTCTTCGCCTCTTCGTTGTTGGCGCAGCCCACCGCCTCGTCGCCCGGTGAGATGCCGCCGCATCCGCCGCGCATGCCCATGACGATCCCGGCCTTCCCCGGTGCCTGGGGTGGCGGCATGTTCACCACCGGTGGTCGCGGCGGGAGCGTCATCGCCATAACCAACCTGAATGATGCCGGTCCCGGCAGTCTTCGCGCCGCGATCGAGGCGGAAGGACCACGGATCGTCGTCTTCCGCGTCGCGGGCACGATCGAACTGAAGTCGGACCTGAACCTCGATCATCCCGACATCACCATCGCGGGCCAGTCCGCCCCGGGCGACGGCATCTGCCTCGCGCACCAGTCGCTGAACATCAACACGCGGAACGTCATCCTCCGCCACCTGCGCGTGCGCCGCGGCCGGCCCCAGGGCGGCCAGGGTTCCGACAACATCGGCGGCAACCCCGAGGGGCAGATCATCCTCGACCACTGTTCCGTCAGCTGGGGCATGGACGAAAACGTTTCCCTCTACCGCTACATGAAGCCGATGCCCGACGGCACGCGGATCAAAATGCCGATTCAGAATCTCACGATCCAATGGTGCATCTCGAGCGAGGCGCTCAATGCCGGACATCACGCCTTCGGCGGCACCTGGGGCGGCGAGCACGCGACGTTTCACCACAATCTCTTCGCCTGTAACACCGCGCGAAATCCGTCGATCGGGATGTCCGGCACCTTCGACTTTCGCAACAACGTCCTGTTCAACTGGGGTCACCGCACGATCGACGGCGGGGACGAGACGTCCTGTGTCAACCTGATCAACAACTACTATCGTCCGGGCCCGGCGAGTCGCGGCGAGGTGGAGACGCGGCTGGCCCGGATCGAAGCCCGGGGAATGTATTCACCCGGCAGCGCGTGGGCCGCGGGCGATTGGTACCCGAAGACCGCCAAGCGACCGGGCAAATGGTATGTCGCGGGCAACGTCCTTGACGGGCACCCCGAGGTCACCGCCAACAACTGGGCCGGCATGCGCGGTCCGGTCGAACCGGCGCGCGTCGCCACCCCCTTCGTGGGCTGGCCGCTCCCGCAGGAAACCGCCGAACAGGCGCTCGACTCCGTCCTCGCCCGCGCCGGCGCCACGCGACCGCGCCGCGATGCGGTGGATGCGCGCGTCATCGCGAGCGTGCGCACCGGCAAGGTGCATGGCTCGGGCATCATCAACGACCCGGACGAAGTCGGCGGCTTCCCAGCGCTCACGTTCTCTCCCGCCGATGTCCCGACTGATGGCGACGCCGACGGCATGCCGGACGCCTGGGAAAAGCAGCATGGCCTCGACCCGGCAGATGCGGCGGACGGCGCGGCGGATGCCGATGGCGACGGCTACACCAACGTTGAGGAGTTTCTCAACGGCACCGGCCCGCGCGAGGCCGTCGATTACCGAAACCTCGGCAACAACATCGATCGGATCAGCGGCTGA
- a CDS encoding thioester reductase domain-containing protein, protein MDSVKLGSATESPDPAEALMAADRQLDPVLTPPAGMPVPLDAAKVVLLTGATGFVGAHLLQELLRQTRARILCVARAQNPDEARSRLQDNLARLEVALAPDDWARIESVPGDLTKPRLGWDAAAYSLWTEEVDVVFHGAAVMNFYQSYAQLSPTNVAGLHEILGFAMHGRAKALHFVSSSGVFDSDASWGQVVRESDVPAHCAGSVTGYTQTKWVCEQLVLQARRRGLPVTMYRPPFIMGHSQSGVVADDNLVVKMVLGSIQGGWWPIGDSEIEMVPVDALCRAIVHLARQPAAANRTFHLKSPEPMRWSDIGAALRAAGYPVGFIPYLEWKRRLPDFGRRPGNAMRPLVRFYTKAPPRFSRPVPEIFIRPGRPVFDSTETQAWLAPAGLVPPRMTAALFALYLRYFVRRGWLPRPEEFTAPERHGTGSRPPLPTGGIPA, encoded by the coding sequence ATGGACTCCGTTAAGCTCGGATCGGCCACCGAAAGTCCGGACCCGGCAGAGGCATTGATGGCCGCTGACCGGCAGCTGGACCCCGTCCTGACGCCGCCGGCGGGAATGCCCGTGCCGCTTGATGCCGCGAAGGTGGTCCTCCTGACCGGCGCCACCGGGTTCGTGGGAGCGCACCTGTTGCAGGAGCTGCTCCGGCAGACCCGCGCGAGGATTCTTTGCGTGGCGCGCGCGCAGAACCCGGATGAGGCGCGGTCGCGTCTTCAGGACAACCTGGCGCGGCTTGAGGTCGCATTGGCGCCGGATGACTGGGCCCGGATCGAGTCAGTCCCCGGCGACCTGACCAAACCGCGGCTCGGTTGGGACGCCGCCGCTTACTCGCTGTGGACGGAGGAGGTCGACGTGGTTTTCCATGGGGCGGCGGTGATGAACTTTTACCAGAGCTATGCCCAGCTCAGCCCCACCAACGTCGCGGGCCTGCACGAGATCCTCGGGTTCGCGATGCATGGTCGGGCGAAGGCGCTGCACTTCGTCTCGAGCAGCGGGGTTTTCGACTCCGATGCCTCCTGGGGCCAGGTGGTGCGCGAGTCGGATGTGCCCGCGCACTGCGCCGGCAGCGTTACCGGTTACACGCAGACCAAATGGGTTTGCGAGCAACTGGTCCTGCAGGCGCGCCGCCGCGGCCTGCCCGTGACGATGTATCGGCCGCCGTTCATCATGGGGCACTCGCAGTCCGGCGTCGTGGCCGACGACAACCTGGTCGTGAAGATGGTGCTCGGATCGATCCAGGGCGGCTGGTGGCCGATCGGTGACTCCGAGATCGAAATGGTGCCGGTCGATGCGCTCTGCCGCGCGATCGTGCACCTCGCCCGCCAGCCGGCCGCCGCGAACCGCACGTTCCACCTCAAGAGCCCGGAGCCGATGCGATGGAGCGACATCGGGGCCGCGCTGCGGGCCGCGGGTTACCCGGTCGGGTTCATTCCCTATCTGGAGTGGAAGCGCCGGCTGCCGGATTTTGGCCGCCGGCCCGGCAACGCGATGCGACCGCTGGTGCGCTTCTACACGAAGGCGCCGCCGCGCTTTTCGCGGCCCGTGCCCGAGATCTTCATCCGCCCGGGCCGGCCGGTTTTCGATTCGACGGAGACGCAGGCTTGGCTGGCGCCGGCGGGGCTTGTGCCGCCGCGGATGACCGCAGCGCTTTTCGCCCTATACCTGCGCTACTTTGTGCGGCGCGGGTGGCTGCCTCGCCCGGAGGAGTTCACCGCGCCCGAGCGCCATGGCACGGGCTCACGTCCGCCGTTGCCGACCGGAGGGATCCCGGCTTGA
- a CDS encoding 1-acyl-sn-glycerol-3-phosphate acyltransferase → MTSPAPTLARLQNVLAASRAGRVVATGDPAAFARLDSISKLELLLEVESTFGVELPEGRVAGLRGVTELAALIDEQRAASPAVPADPLQSWLREPLPVVRRPDWRAWPMALLVTAVRWRYRVRVQGREHLNLRAPCLVCANHSSHLDGLALLAAARPDGNRMVFAVAKDYFYRRAGWCVGAVSVVWWARGGDVAAARENLRQVAACRATGRPVVFFPEGTRSPTGELQPFREGLEFLASRLDLPVVPCWIEGAYAALPKGATWPRGGRISVSFGPALRARAGEEGFAARVRAAMLSLRSGPRA, encoded by the coding sequence ATGACCAGCCCCGCGCCAACGCTCGCCAGGCTTCAGAACGTGCTCGCGGCGTCGCGGGCAGGGCGGGTGGTTGCGACGGGCGATCCGGCGGCTTTTGCCCGGCTCGATTCGATCAGCAAGCTCGAGCTCCTGCTCGAGGTGGAATCCACCTTCGGCGTGGAGTTGCCGGAGGGCAGGGTGGCGGGGTTGCGCGGCGTGACCGAGCTGGCGGCGCTGATCGACGAGCAGCGGGCCGCGTCGCCCGCGGTGCCGGCCGATCCACTCCAAAGCTGGCTGCGCGAGCCGCTCCCGGTCGTGCGGCGGCCCGACTGGCGGGCCTGGCCGATGGCGCTGCTGGTGACCGCGGTGCGGTGGCGCTATCGCGTGCGCGTCCAGGGGCGCGAGCATCTCAACCTGCGTGCGCCGTGCCTGGTTTGCGCCAATCACTCGAGCCACCTCGACGGACTGGCCCTGCTGGCCGCCGCGCGGCCGGACGGCAACCGCATGGTTTTCGCGGTGGCCAAGGACTATTTCTACCGCCGCGCCGGTTGGTGTGTCGGAGCGGTGTCGGTCGTCTGGTGGGCGCGCGGCGGCGACGTGGCGGCGGCCCGGGAGAACCTGCGGCAGGTCGCGGCCTGTCGGGCGACGGGGCGGCCGGTGGTGTTTTTCCCCGAGGGCACGCGCTCGCCCACCGGGGAGTTGCAGCCGTTCCGCGAGGGGCTCGAGTTTCTCGCGAGCCGGCTCGATCTCCCGGTCGTGCCGTGCTGGATCGAGGGCGCGTACGCGGCGCTGCCCAAGGGCGCCACTTGGCCGCGCGGCGGCCGGATCAGCGTCAGTTTCGGCCCGGCGCTGCGCGCGCGGGCTGGGGAGGAGGGGTTCGCCGCCCGCGTGCGCGCGGCGATGCTCTCGCTCCGCAGCGGCCCTCGCGCATGA
- a CDS encoding DUF5597 domain-containing protein, with protein sequence MKNLTVLLCLLLAPALAARADTPPPHLRAQGTATQLIVDGHPFLIRGGEINNSSATNPAFLAPTWSRYEAMNLNTLLVPVYWDLIEPEEGRFDFATVDQVLAQAREHRMRLVLLWFGSWKNSMSCYAPAWVKKDVKRFPRAEDLRGDRQEILTPFSEENLKVDARAFAQLMQHLRQVDGTQHTVIMIQVENEIGMIPTARDHCAAANAAFARAVPTELMDYLAANLEHLAAPVKAVWQGAGAKRAGTWTEVFGASAAAEEIFMAWHFARFTDAVAVAGKQAYTLPMFVNAALIRPGHQPGQYPSAGPLPHLFDVWRAAAPSIDFLSPDIYMQGFMDWARRYRQAGNPLFIPEAMRSPEAAVNALYAYGAHDAMGFSPFGIDSVGQPAADTLKASFGLIAQLEPVILAYQGKGAMAGLLSEGPEQRQPQEVTFGSYVLNVTFERGTPPALADGFIVPTGGPTGPIPPSGGLVIAVGPDEFIFAGTSIIVTFATKEPGMTAGILSAEEGRYVDGTWQNVLWLGGDQTHQGRHIRLEPGRFSIQRVKLYRY encoded by the coding sequence ATGAAGAACCTGACCGTGCTCCTTTGTCTGCTCCTCGCTCCCGCATTGGCGGCGCGCGCGGACACCCCGCCGCCTCATTTGCGCGCCCAGGGGACGGCCACCCAGCTCATTGTTGACGGCCACCCATTCCTGATCCGCGGCGGCGAGATCAACAACTCCTCGGCCACGAATCCGGCGTTCCTGGCGCCCACTTGGTCCCGCTACGAGGCCATGAACCTCAACACGCTCCTCGTCCCCGTTTACTGGGACCTGATCGAACCCGAGGAGGGGCGCTTCGATTTCGCGACCGTCGACCAGGTGCTGGCGCAAGCGCGCGAGCACCGCATGCGGCTCGTGCTGCTGTGGTTCGGCTCGTGGAAGAACAGCATGTCCTGCTACGCCCCGGCCTGGGTCAAAAAGGACGTCAAACGCTTCCCGCGGGCCGAGGACCTGCGTGGCGACCGGCAGGAGATTCTCACGCCGTTCTCGGAGGAGAACCTGAAGGTCGATGCCCGGGCGTTCGCGCAGCTCATGCAGCATCTGCGCCAGGTGGACGGCACGCAGCACACGGTGATCATGATCCAGGTCGAGAATGAGATCGGGATGATCCCGACGGCGCGCGACCATTGCGCCGCGGCCAATGCGGCCTTCGCGCGGGCCGTGCCGACGGAGCTGATGGATTACCTCGCCGCCAATCTCGAGCACCTCGCGGCGCCGGTGAAGGCGGTCTGGCAGGGCGCGGGGGCGAAGCGCGCGGGCACCTGGACGGAAGTGTTTGGCGCCAGCGCCGCCGCCGAGGAAATCTTCATGGCCTGGCATTTCGCGCGTTTCACTGACGCCGTGGCGGTGGCCGGCAAGCAGGCCTACACGCTGCCGATGTTTGTGAACGCCGCGCTGATCCGTCCGGGACACCAGCCCGGGCAGTACCCCAGCGCCGGTCCGCTGCCGCACCTCTTCGACGTGTGGCGCGCCGCGGCCCCGAGCATCGATTTCCTTTCGCCCGACATCTACATGCAGGGCTTCATGGATTGGGCGCGCCGCTACAGGCAGGCCGGCAATCCGCTCTTCATCCCGGAGGCAATGCGCAGCCCGGAGGCTGCGGTGAACGCGCTCTACGCCTATGGCGCGCACGACGCCATGGGCTTCTCGCCTTTCGGCATCGATTCCGTCGGCCAGCCCGCGGCCGACACTCTCAAGGCGAGCTTCGGCCTCATCGCGCAGCTGGAACCCGTCATTCTCGCCTATCAGGGCAAGGGCGCCATGGCTGGGCTCCTGTCGGAGGGACCGGAGCAGCGGCAGCCGCAGGAGGTGACCTTCGGATCGTACGTCCTCAACGTCACCTTCGAGCGCGGCACGCCGCCGGCTCTGGCCGACGGTTTCATCGTGCCGACCGGCGGGCCGACGGGGCCGATCCCGCCCTCGGGCGGCCTCGTGATCGCCGTGGGGCCCGATGAGTTCATCTTCGCCGGTACCTCGATCATCGTGACGTTCGCGACGAAGGAACCCGGCATGACCGCCGGCATCCTGAGCGCGGAAGAGGGCCGCTACGTCGATGGCACGTGGCAGAATGTGCTCTGGCTCGGCGGCGACCAGACGCACCAGGGCCGGCATATCCGCCTCGAGCCAGGGCGGTTCTCGATCCAGCGCGTGAAACTGTACCGCTACTGA
- a CDS encoding polyprenol monophosphomannose synthase: MSLPCPSLPSSRPLLVMPTYNEVESLPGVLARVLALPGGLHVLVVDDASPDGTAALVRTHLEFGQRVFLLSRHAKLGLGSAYLDGFEWALRRDYTAALEMDADLSHDPDDVPRLLATLDAGADLAIGSRYLQGISVVHWPLRRLLLSLGAGVYTRFFTGLRLSDPTSGFKAIRREALGVLVAAGVHSEGYGFQIELHFRAQRAGLTLREVPIVFTERRDGRSKLSLAITFEALGLVPRLGLQRMFGRARPRAAAADAKSTPGTRIPA; this comes from the coding sequence ATGTCGCTCCCCTGCCCTTCGCTTCCCTCCAGCCGTCCGCTGCTCGTGATGCCGACCTACAACGAGGTCGAATCGCTGCCCGGCGTCCTGGCCCGCGTGCTGGCCCTCCCTGGCGGGCTGCATGTGCTCGTGGTGGACGACGCCTCCCCCGACGGCACGGCGGCGCTGGTGCGCACGCACCTGGAGTTCGGGCAGCGGGTCTTCCTGCTGTCGCGCCACGCCAAGCTGGGGCTCGGCTCCGCGTACCTCGATGGCTTCGAATGGGCGCTGCGCCGCGACTACACCGCGGCGCTCGAGATGGACGCCGATCTTTCGCACGATCCCGATGACGTCCCGCGGCTGCTGGCGACCCTCGACGCCGGCGCGGACCTGGCGATCGGCTCGCGCTATCTCCAAGGCATCAGCGTCGTGCACTGGCCGCTGCGCCGCCTCCTGTTGAGCCTCGGCGCGGGCGTCTACACGCGCTTCTTCACCGGCCTGCGGCTTTCGGACCCGACCAGCGGTTTCAAGGCGATCCGGCGGGAGGCACTCGGCGTGCTCGTGGCGGCGGGTGTGCATTCGGAAGGTTACGGGTTCCAGATCGAGCTGCACTTCCGGGCCCAGCGGGCGGGACTCACCTTGCGGGAGGTGCCGATCGTCTTCACGGAGCGGCGAGACGGCCGGTCAAAGCTTTCGCTCGCGATCACGTTCGAGGCGCTCGGTCTGGTACCCCGCCTCGGGCTGCAGCGGATGTTCGGACGCGCCCGCCCGCGCGCCGCGGCGGCCGATGCGAAATCCACGCCGGGAACTCGAATCCCGGCCTGA